GCCGGGTTGAAGAAGGCTCTGAGGGGATGGTTCGGCGATAGCGAGGACGTGTGGCAGGTGTTGCAGGCAGATGAGACGCAGCCGGATGTATGGCGTGCTGGTCTCGGTGACCAGCTTCTCGCATCGGGCGCCTCCGAGAACGCCGAAATCCTGGGCGCCGCGCGACGTCTGCTCGCAGCGGCAGACCCACCAGCCGCGAAGGCCTTCAACATCACCGTGGAGACCAATAACGGTGCGGTGGGCGAGTTCCAGGCGCCGGTGACGTTCCATCAAGGGCCCTCGGTCCCCCCAGCGCCGCCGGCAGCGGGCTGAGGTCACCCCCTGCCGGCACACGTTCCGATCTCTTCCCGGTCACGGTTGCCGCTAACTATGGCGCGGCTGGAAACTTCTACGGGCCAGTCCAGCTGGCCGGGCCACCGCAGATCGAGTGGCCTCGTCGGGTTGGGGTAGTCCCGCCGCTAGCGGACTGCCGCCAGCACAGGCCGTCGGATATTGCTCTGGCCGCCGCCGTCGCCGAAGGAGATACGGCGGTTGTTTGCCAGGTACTGGTCGGCCTGGGCGGTGTTGGCAAGACCCAGCTGGCCGCAAACCTTGCCCACCAGATGTGGCAAGACGGCAATGTCGATTTGCTGGTCTGGGTGACCGCAACCTCCCGGAGCAATATCATCGCCGCTTATGCGCAGGCCATTGCTGAGGCCACGGGGTTCGGCAACACCGACCCGGAACAGGCTGCGGAACGGTTCATGACCTGGTTGGCTACCACGAGTCGACGATGGTTGGTGGTCCTGGACGACTTAATCGATCCCGATGATCTGAGGGGCCTATGGCCACCGCATGACCTTCGCGCCGGGCGTACGGTGGTGACCACACGCCGCCGCGACGCCGGCCTGATCGCCGGCCGCGAGGTCATTGATGTCGAGCTCTTTACCCCAGAGGAATCGGTCGCCTACCTAAACGCGAAACTCGTTGGCCTGCCGAACCTTAACGACGATCCTGACGGGCTGGCGGCAGGCCTCGGTCACCTACCGCTCGCGCTGGCCCAGGCTGTCGCCTACATGATTGATCGGAATCTCACCTGCACCGGCTACCGCCGCCGATACGCCACCCGGCAACTGCCGGATCTCACACCGCTGTCACTGCCCGATCAGCACCGCGCCATCGTCGCCGCGACCTGGCAACTATCTATCGAACGCGCCGACCGTCTCACCGCCGGCCTCGCCCAAGCCCTCCTGGGGATGGCCGCCCTGCTGGATCCCAACGGCATCCCTACCGAGCTATTCACCACATCTGCCGCCCTCGGCTACTGCATTACTAGCACCCGCCAGACCGACGACGATGTCCGGGACGCACTAAACGTATTGCGGCAGCTTAGCCTCGCCACCCTCGCTGACGACGGCCGGATGCTGCGCGTCCACGCCCTCGTGCAACGAGCGGTCCGCGACAACACGCCACCTGAGACCACCCCTGCTTCGGCCCAGGCAGCGGCAGACGCCCTATTCGAATCCTGGCCGGAAACCGAACGCGACGCCGCCCGGGAACAAGCACGACGCAGCAACACGAACGCGCTATTAAAAAATTCGGGAAATTCACTCTTACGTCCGAATCTACATCCGGTACTAAACGTGGCTGGAATCAGCCTAGGGAGCACCGGTCAGCTTGCGGCCACCCTCGGTTACTTCGATTCACTGTACAAGAAGGCGAAATCACTGCTGGGAGATCTTCATCCCGATACGCTAACCATGCGCAACAACCGAGCAACATTCCGTCAAAGGGCTGGAGATCTCGCTGGCGCGATCATTGAATTCGAGGCAATCCTTCGCGAACGTTCACAAGTGCTCGGCGTCGACCATCCAGACACTCTGACGACCCGCAACAATTTAGCCACCTGCCGGGGCGAAGCTGGGGACTCGGCAGGTGCCGCAAAAGCCCTCGCTCTGCTCGTCGATGATTTCTCACGTCTGCTGGGATCGGACGACCGTCGAACTTTAACAACTCGGAGCAACGCCGCCCACTGGCGTAGCGAGACCGGCGATAATGATGGAGCAGTTGCAGCTTACCAAACGATCGTCGACGACTTTGAGCGAATCTTTGGCGCAGACGATCATGATACTCTCGTTGCGCGAAGCAACCTTGCTCGCGCGAGAGGTCGTAGCGGTGATTCTACTGGTGCCTTGGCATCCTACGAGAAGGTGCTGGCAGCCAGAATTCGGATTCTTGGACCCCAAGATCCAGAGACACTCGCAACCGAGCACCTGGTTGCTATTTGGCGGGGCAGGGTGGGTGACTGCGAAGACGCGATTCGCGTAGCTGATGGCGTCCGCCAGAAATCTGAAAGACTACTAGGAGACAACCATCCCGAAGTCTTGAGGATTCGGAACACGCTCGCCAGATTATTAGGAGAGGTGGGTGATCTCGATGCCGCCATTTTAGAGTTCTCTGAATTAGTAAAAGACCGCACGTCGATATTGGGATCTGCTCATCCCGAGACCTTGACTACTCGGCATAACCTTGCGGACTGCCTGGGGCGTTCTGGAAAGATAGAGGAGGCGATTAAGCTGACTGCAGTCGCCCTCGAAGACTCTCGACGCGTATCGGGGCCGCATGATCCATTAACCCTGAGGGTGCAGGCGACTTTTGCGCGGCTTCATGGAGAGCAGGGTGATGCGGCAACCGCGCTCTCCCTGCATTCTGACTTGGTGGAGCGTCATGTGCGAGCCCACGGGGCCGTTCATCAGGAAACCTTTACTGCACGGCATAACCGCGCTCACTGGCTAGCTACGGCGGGGGACATCAGGGGCGCTATAGATGCACTGTCGGAGTTGCTGAATAATCAGTCGGATGCATGGGGCGACAATCATCCGGGATTGATTACAACGCTTCATTCTTTGGCGCTTTGGCAAGGCAGGGTGGGTGCCTATGATGACGCGGTAAGCAACGCCATGAGATCCCTACGGCTCGCGATCAAAGAACTTGGAAGAAGTGACTACCTTACGCTGACCGTGAGGGAGAATGTGGCATACTGGCTCGCCGCACGCGGCGACAAGTCACTTGCATTACGGATGTACCGGATTCTGCTTGCAGAGCAGGAACGCATTCTTGGGTCGGATCACGCTGACACCCGCACCACGAGGAACCAGATTGCCGACCTCCGATTGAATATTTAGCGAAAGTCGCTGTTCACTCTCATGCCGCGATCAGCGCGCTGAGGTGTCGCAGATCAGTTGGCGGACGCGTGTCGCACACCGGTCGACGGAGGACACTGCCAGGCCATCTGTCCGGCTTCGGTTGATGCGTTACGCGGTGGCTTTAGTTGATGGATTACACGAGCCTTGAGATACCGCCTGAGTTTGGTCATTTCGTTAGTGCCTGAGGTCCGCTCGGCGTGAGGGCGTTGATGATGGCTTGCTGGTCGGGGTCGATTTGGGGTGGGAACGTCTGGGTGGCGTTGTTGATCGCGAGGGTCGCGGATCGTAGTGGGCGTAGTTGACGGAGGACGTTGCGGATCGCGAGTCCGGTGCGGTTCTGGACTTCGCGGGTGACGGCCAGGGCGGTGAAGACGATGGTCAGGTGTGCCTCGATGGCGTCTTTGGTGTGGTGGAACATGGGTCGGGCGGCGAGGTCGGTTTTGGACATGCGGAAGGACTGCTCGACGTGCCACAGGTCGTGGTAGTTGGAGATCACGTTGCTGGGGCTCATCACGTGGTGGCCGATGTTGGTGACGTAGCCCTTGAGCCCGACGAGTTTGCGTGCTCTGGCCAGTGACGCTTCGTCGAGGGTGCGGGTGTTGCCGTTGATGGTGACGAACCTCGGGGTTCGGGTCGTCTTCTCTCCGGCGATGACGGCTCGTGCCTTTGCCTCTTGGGCGTTGAGGGTCTTGTTGTCCCGGACAGCGCGGGTGGCTGAGTAGGCCCACACCGCCCGCCACGAGGATGTATGGGTTCGTGGGTTCCACACCGGTTCGGCTTTGAGGGCGGGGTCGTTGTCGCGGTTGGTGCCGGTGCGGGGGGTGATCGTGTCGATGATCTGCCCGTCGGTGAAGTAGTCCCCGTGCCAGCGGTAGTGGGACTCCAGGTCGATCGGCGCTTTGGTGGTGCGGGAGCCGACGATGAAGCCGAGGCCGGCCTCGTCGAGTTCGCGTAGGTTGGTCGCCGAGAGCATGCCGGCGTCGGCGACGATGACCATGCCGGTGATCTGGTGGCGGGCCTGGAACTGGCGGATGACCGGCAGCAACGTCAGCGTCTCGGCCTTGTTGCCGGCGAAGCAGCCGATCTCCAACGGGAACCCGTGCCGGTCGACGAGCAGCCCGACGACGATCTGCGGGTCTACGCGTCGTTCCTTGGAGTATCCGACCTTGCGCAGGTCGTCCTCCTTGTCGGCCTCGAAGTACAACGTGGTCACGTCGTACAGGCACAGGCTGACATCGCCGCTGCTCATGGCGTGGGCGAAGCACAACTGCGCGATCTGGTCGCGGTATGCGCCTGTGTGGGCGCGGGTCAGGGTGCGGCGCATCGTCTTCTCGCTGGCCGGCTTACAACCCAGGTCGGTCAGCACCCGGCCGGTGTCTCGGATCGAGGTCGGCTCCACGATCCGCGCGATCACCAGGTCCCGGAAGACCCTGTCACCCACCGCGTCGAACCCCAGGGCTGTGAACACCGAGGCCAGCACGTCGTACAGCACCCGCGACGCCGTCGACACCACCCGCGGCGCGGCGACCGCCGCTGGCCCACGCTCCGGTGAACCGTCGGCGTCCAACAGCGCCGCGTCACCGGCCGGGCCGACCAACGTCGCCCTCGGCGCGACCGGCTCGATACCGAGCTCGAACTCACCCTGCCCGGGATCGGCGAGAAGCTCGCGGGCCCGCGACAACAGCAGCCCCAACTCAGCCTCGGTACGCGCCGAGCCCACATGAGCAACGATCCGCCGACGCCCGCCAACGGACTCGGCGATCTGCACCGCCGTCGCGCCCGAAGCCGTCCGCACCCGCCGAATCCACGCCACGAACCCGAGCGTAAGACACCAATTAGTGCCTCAGAAACATCCCACCAGCACCCAACACCCCAGGTCAGAGCGCTACACCCCGTCGCGCCGCGAGGCGGTGACCAAACTCAGGAGCCTTGAGATACCGGATACGGGCCGTGACGCTGACTGTCCACGACAACTGGTGCCAGTCATCCGCCATGCCGGCAAGAGCGCGCTCCTACGTATCGAAAATTCTACGATCACGGGGAGTCAGGGTGACACGAAACCGTCGAGGAAAAAAATGATCACGGCTCGG
This is a stretch of genomic DNA from Micromonospora sp. WMMD1082. It encodes these proteins:
- a CDS encoding tetratricopeptide repeat protein; translation: MWQDGNVDLLVWVTATSRSNIIAAYAQAIAEATGFGNTDPEQAAERFMTWLATTSRRWLVVLDDLIDPDDLRGLWPPHDLRAGRTVVTTRRRDAGLIAGREVIDVELFTPEESVAYLNAKLVGLPNLNDDPDGLAAGLGHLPLALAQAVAYMIDRNLTCTGYRRRYATRQLPDLTPLSLPDQHRAIVAATWQLSIERADRLTAGLAQALLGMAALLDPNGIPTELFTTSAALGYCITSTRQTDDDVRDALNVLRQLSLATLADDGRMLRVHALVQRAVRDNTPPETTPASAQAAADALFESWPETERDAAREQARRSNTNALLKNSGNSLLRPNLHPVLNVAGISLGSTGQLAATLGYFDSLYKKAKSLLGDLHPDTLTMRNNRATFRQRAGDLAGAIIEFEAILRERSQVLGVDHPDTLTTRNNLATCRGEAGDSAGAAKALALLVDDFSRLLGSDDRRTLTTRSNAAHWRSETGDNDGAVAAYQTIVDDFERIFGADDHDTLVARSNLARARGRSGDSTGALASYEKVLAARIRILGPQDPETLATEHLVAIWRGRVGDCEDAIRVADGVRQKSERLLGDNHPEVLRIRNTLARLLGEVGDLDAAILEFSELVKDRTSILGSAHPETLTTRHNLADCLGRSGKIEEAIKLTAVALEDSRRVSGPHDPLTLRVQATFARLHGEQGDAATALSLHSDLVERHVRAHGAVHQETFTARHNRAHWLATAGDIRGAIDALSELLNNQSDAWGDNHPGLITTLHSLALWQGRVGAYDDAVSNAMRSLRLAIKELGRSDYLTLTVRENVAYWLAARGDKSLALRMYRILLAEQERILGSDHADTRTTRNQIADLRLNI
- a CDS encoding IS1634 family transposase; translated protein: MAWIRRVRTASGATAVQIAESVGGRRRIVAHVGSARTEAELGLLLSRARELLADPGQGEFELGIEPVAPRATLVGPAGDAALLDADGSPERGPAAVAAPRVVSTASRVLYDVLASVFTALGFDAVGDRVFRDLVIARIVEPTSIRDTGRVLTDLGCKPASEKTMRRTLTRAHTGAYRDQIAQLCFAHAMSSGDVSLCLYDVTTLYFEADKEDDLRKVGYSKERRVDPQIVVGLLVDRHGFPLEIGCFAGNKAETLTLLPVIRQFQARHQITGMVIVADAGMLSATNLRELDEAGLGFIVGSRTTKAPIDLESHYRWHGDYFTDGQIIDTITPRTGTNRDNDPALKAEPVWNPRTHTSSWRAVWAYSATRAVRDNKTLNAQEAKARAVIAGEKTTRTPRFVTINGNTRTLDEASLARARKLVGLKGYVTNIGHHVMSPSNVISNYHDLWHVEQSFRMSKTDLAARPMFHHTKDAIEAHLTIVFTALAVTREVQNRTGLAIRNVLRQLRPLRSATLAINNATQTFPPQIDPDQQAIINALTPSGPQALTK